The following are encoded in a window of Cyprinus carpio isolate SPL01 chromosome A13, ASM1834038v1, whole genome shotgun sequence genomic DNA:
- the rufy2 gene encoding RUN and FYVE domain-containing protein 2 isoform X1, with protein sequence MATPAEQDLVLAEAESNKERAQMFGILRLQEDKSAAGEKVSAAAMKSGDGRWQAPIFALARKASETFSGGIHVLPKVTEPKTSPFSEEWGAKAFRDPMAMERANLLNMAKLSIKGLIESALSFGRTLDSDYPPLQQFFVVMEHCLKHGLKVKKSFLGYNKSLWGPLEMVEKLCPEAGEIAASVRDLPGLKTPLGRARAWLRLALMQKKLADYLRLLITRKDILSEFYENSAVMLEEEGAVIVGLLVGLNVIDANLCVKGEDLDTQVGVIDFSMYLKNDIDDDYRSEERNGQISAILDQKNYVEELNRQLNSTVQGLQGRVESLEKSNSKLIEELAIAKNNIIKLQEENHQLRTENSVILMKAQQRLEIAEGDLNCELDTYKQSRQGLDEMYNEARRQLKEECQLRQDVENELVVQVSMKQEMEMAMKLLEKDIHEKQDTLIGLRHQLDEVKAINVEMYQKMQSSDDSMRQKNDMIARLEEKTNQITATMKQLEQRLQDAERERACAEDGMRKFKQDFTNKADSLLKQIAQREKQMIQLETDLKIERDWRQTLQNELERERETITQLTAEAQQINGLKKEFHRLQDENTQLKGICEEQEQALEELGCKLSESKLKIEDIKEANKALQGGQVWLKDKDATHCKLCEKEFSISRRKHHCRNCGEIFCKACSDNELPLPASPKPVRVCDTCHALLLQRCSSNAT encoded by the exons ATGGCGACACCTGCAGAACAGGACCTTGTGTTGGCAGAAGCAGAGAGCAACAAAGAGAGAGCGCAAATGTTCGGTATCCTCAGATTGCAGGAGGATAAATCGGCCGCCGGTGAGAAAGTGAGCGCCGCTGCCATGAAATCTGGAGACGGGAGATGGCAGGCGCCCATATTCGCGTTAGCCAGAAAAGCGTCAGAAACATTCTCGGGTGGCATTCACGTCTTGCCCAAAGTGACAGAGCCAAAAACATCGCCTTTTTCCGAAGAATGGGGTGCCAAGG CCTTTCGAGATCCAATGGCAATGGAACGAGCAAACTTGCTTAATATGGCTAAGCTCAGCATTAAAGGCCTGATCGAGTCGGCTCTGAGCTTTGGACGAACTCTGGACTCTGACTATCCGCCTCTGCAACAGTTCTTTGTTGTCATGGAGCACTGCCTGAAGCACGGTCTCAAAG TGAAGAAATCGTTTCTTGGATACAACAAGTCATTGTGGGGGCCTCTGGAGATGGTTGAGAAGCTCTGCCCAGAAGCAGGCGAAATCGCAGCCAGTGTACGAGACCTTCCCGGCCTTAA gACACCTCTGGGCAGAGCCAGAGCATGGCTAAGGCTGGCATTGATGCAGAAGAAATTAGCAGATTACCTACGTCTCCTCATCACCAGGAAAGATATACTTAG TGAGTTCTATGAGAACTCGGCAGTGATGCTGGAGGAGGAGGGAGCCGTCATCGTTGGTCTCCTGGTGGGACTTAACGTCATAGATGCCAACTTATGTGTGAAGGGCGAGGACCTCGATACACAA GTTGGTGTGATAGACTTCTCCATGTACTTGAAAAATGACATTGATGATGACTACAGAAGTGAAGAAAG aaatggACAAATTTCAGCTATCTTGGATCAGAAGAACTATGTTGAAGAATTAAATAGGCAGCTGAA TTCTACAGTTCAAGGCTTACAGGGACGTGTGGAGTCCTTAGAAAAATCCAACTCCAAACTCATCGAAGAG ttgGCAATAGcgaaaaacaacataattaaatTACAGGAAGAGAACCACCAACTCAGAACAGAAAATTCAGTCATTCTTATGAAAGCACAACAGCGTCTTGAG ATTGCAGAAGGAGATTTGAACTGTGAGCTTGACACGTACAAGCAGTCAAGGCAGGGCCTGGATGAAATGTACAATGAGGCAAGACGCCAACTCAAAGAGGAATGTCAACTCAGGCAG GATGTGGAGAACGAGCTGGTTGTGCAGGTGAGCATGAAGCAGGAGATGGAAATGGCCATGAAACTGTTAGAAAAGGACATCCATGAAAAGCAAGACACTCTGATTGGACTTCGGCACCAATTAGATGAAGTTAAAGCCATCAATGTGGAGATGTACCAAAAAATGCAG TCTTCAGATGACAGCATGAgacaaaaaaatgacatgatCGCAAGGTTAGAGGAGAAGACCAATCAGATAACGGCGACTATGAAACAACTAGAACAAAG ATTGCAGGATGCCGAGAGGGAACGTGCCTGTGCCGAAGACGGGATGCGCAAATTCAAGCAGGACTTCACAAACAAAGCTGACAGTCTCCTAAAGCAGATTGCccagagagagaaacaaat GATTCAGCTGGAAACAGACTTGAAAATAGAGAGGGACTGGCGACAGACGTTACAGAATGAATTAGAAAGAGAACGAGAGACCATCACTCAACTCACTGCTGAAGCACAGCAAATCAACGGACTCAAAAAA GAGTTTCACAGGTTGCAGGATGAGAATACGCAGCTGAAGGGAATTTGTGAAGAGCAGGAACAGGCGCTGGAGGAGCTGGGCTGCAAACTCAGCGA GTCAAAGTTGAAAATTGAAGATATAAAAGAAGCCAACAAAGCACTTCAG GGTGGACAGGTTTGGCTGAAGGACAAAGATGCTACGCATTGCAAGCTTTGTGAGAAGGAATTTTCAATCTCCAGGAGAAAG
- the rufy2 gene encoding RUN and FYVE domain-containing protein 2 isoform X2 has translation MYSPQSLHRWGITHSESMERLAYSQAFRDPMAMERANLLNMAKLSIKGLIESALSFGRTLDSDYPPLQQFFVVMEHCLKHGLKVKKSFLGYNKSLWGPLEMVEKLCPEAGEIAASVRDLPGLKTPLGRARAWLRLALMQKKLADYLRLLITRKDILSEFYENSAVMLEEEGAVIVGLLVGLNVIDANLCVKGEDLDTQVGVIDFSMYLKNDIDDDYRSEERNGQISAILDQKNYVEELNRQLNSTVQGLQGRVESLEKSNSKLIEELAIAKNNIIKLQEENHQLRTENSVILMKAQQRLEIAEGDLNCELDTYKQSRQGLDEMYNEARRQLKEECQLRQDVENELVVQVSMKQEMEMAMKLLEKDIHEKQDTLIGLRHQLDEVKAINVEMYQKMQSSDDSMRQKNDMIARLEEKTNQITATMKQLEQRLQDAERERACAEDGMRKFKQDFTNKADSLLKQIAQREKQMIQLETDLKIERDWRQTLQNELERERETITQLTAEAQQINGLKKEFHRLQDENTQLKGICEEQEQALEELGCKLSESKLKIEDIKEANKALQGGQVWLKDKDATHCKLCEKEFSISRRKHHCRNCGEIFCKACSDNELPLPASPKPVRVCDTCHALLLQRCSSNAT, from the exons ATGTATTCCCCTCAGAGCCTCCACCGGTGGGGCATCACCCATAGTGAAAGTATGGAGCGTTTGGCCTACAGTCAAG CCTTTCGAGATCCAATGGCAATGGAACGAGCAAACTTGCTTAATATGGCTAAGCTCAGCATTAAAGGCCTGATCGAGTCGGCTCTGAGCTTTGGACGAACTCTGGACTCTGACTATCCGCCTCTGCAACAGTTCTTTGTTGTCATGGAGCACTGCCTGAAGCACGGTCTCAAAG TGAAGAAATCGTTTCTTGGATACAACAAGTCATTGTGGGGGCCTCTGGAGATGGTTGAGAAGCTCTGCCCAGAAGCAGGCGAAATCGCAGCCAGTGTACGAGACCTTCCCGGCCTTAA gACACCTCTGGGCAGAGCCAGAGCATGGCTAAGGCTGGCATTGATGCAGAAGAAATTAGCAGATTACCTACGTCTCCTCATCACCAGGAAAGATATACTTAG TGAGTTCTATGAGAACTCGGCAGTGATGCTGGAGGAGGAGGGAGCCGTCATCGTTGGTCTCCTGGTGGGACTTAACGTCATAGATGCCAACTTATGTGTGAAGGGCGAGGACCTCGATACACAA GTTGGTGTGATAGACTTCTCCATGTACTTGAAAAATGACATTGATGATGACTACAGAAGTGAAGAAAG aaatggACAAATTTCAGCTATCTTGGATCAGAAGAACTATGTTGAAGAATTAAATAGGCAGCTGAA TTCTACAGTTCAAGGCTTACAGGGACGTGTGGAGTCCTTAGAAAAATCCAACTCCAAACTCATCGAAGAG ttgGCAATAGcgaaaaacaacataattaaatTACAGGAAGAGAACCACCAACTCAGAACAGAAAATTCAGTCATTCTTATGAAAGCACAACAGCGTCTTGAG ATTGCAGAAGGAGATTTGAACTGTGAGCTTGACACGTACAAGCAGTCAAGGCAGGGCCTGGATGAAATGTACAATGAGGCAAGACGCCAACTCAAAGAGGAATGTCAACTCAGGCAG GATGTGGAGAACGAGCTGGTTGTGCAGGTGAGCATGAAGCAGGAGATGGAAATGGCCATGAAACTGTTAGAAAAGGACATCCATGAAAAGCAAGACACTCTGATTGGACTTCGGCACCAATTAGATGAAGTTAAAGCCATCAATGTGGAGATGTACCAAAAAATGCAG TCTTCAGATGACAGCATGAgacaaaaaaatgacatgatCGCAAGGTTAGAGGAGAAGACCAATCAGATAACGGCGACTATGAAACAACTAGAACAAAG ATTGCAGGATGCCGAGAGGGAACGTGCCTGTGCCGAAGACGGGATGCGCAAATTCAAGCAGGACTTCACAAACAAAGCTGACAGTCTCCTAAAGCAGATTGCccagagagagaaacaaat GATTCAGCTGGAAACAGACTTGAAAATAGAGAGGGACTGGCGACAGACGTTACAGAATGAATTAGAAAGAGAACGAGAGACCATCACTCAACTCACTGCTGAAGCACAGCAAATCAACGGACTCAAAAAA GAGTTTCACAGGTTGCAGGATGAGAATACGCAGCTGAAGGGAATTTGTGAAGAGCAGGAACAGGCGCTGGAGGAGCTGGGCTGCAAACTCAGCGA GTCAAAGTTGAAAATTGAAGATATAAAAGAAGCCAACAAAGCACTTCAG GGTGGACAGGTTTGGCTGAAGGACAAAGATGCTACGCATTGCAAGCTTTGTGAGAAGGAATTTTCAATCTCCAGGAGAAAG
- the rufy2 gene encoding RUN and FYVE domain-containing protein 2 isoform X3, producing MATPAEQDLVLAEAESNKERAQMFGILRLQEDKSAAGEKVSAAAMKSGDGRWQAPIFALARKASETFSGGIHVLPKVTEPKTSPFSEEWGAKAFRDPMAMERANLLNMAKLSIKGLIESALSFGRTLDSDYPPLQQFFVVMEHCLKHGLKVKKSFLGYNKSLWGPLEMVEKLCPEAGEIAASVRDLPGLKTPLGRARAWLRLALMQKKLADYLRLLITRKDILSEFYENSAVMLEEEGAVIVGLLVGLNVIDANLCVKGEDLDTQVGVIDFSMYLKNDIDDDYRSEERNGQISAILDQKNYVEELNRQLNSTVQGLQGRVESLEKSNSKLIEELAIAKNNIIKLQEENHQLRTENSVILMKAQQRLEIAEGDLNCELDTYKQSRQGLDEMYNEARRQLKEECQLRQDVENELVVQVSMKQEMEMAMKLLEKDIHEKQDTLIGLRHQLDEVKAINVEMYQKMQSSDDSMRQKNDMIARLEEKTNQITATMKQLEQSDKDLLSQTRTLAMSFVKCASTDTEHQYKLVKDISF from the exons ATGGCGACACCTGCAGAACAGGACCTTGTGTTGGCAGAAGCAGAGAGCAACAAAGAGAGAGCGCAAATGTTCGGTATCCTCAGATTGCAGGAGGATAAATCGGCCGCCGGTGAGAAAGTGAGCGCCGCTGCCATGAAATCTGGAGACGGGAGATGGCAGGCGCCCATATTCGCGTTAGCCAGAAAAGCGTCAGAAACATTCTCGGGTGGCATTCACGTCTTGCCCAAAGTGACAGAGCCAAAAACATCGCCTTTTTCCGAAGAATGGGGTGCCAAGG CCTTTCGAGATCCAATGGCAATGGAACGAGCAAACTTGCTTAATATGGCTAAGCTCAGCATTAAAGGCCTGATCGAGTCGGCTCTGAGCTTTGGACGAACTCTGGACTCTGACTATCCGCCTCTGCAACAGTTCTTTGTTGTCATGGAGCACTGCCTGAAGCACGGTCTCAAAG TGAAGAAATCGTTTCTTGGATACAACAAGTCATTGTGGGGGCCTCTGGAGATGGTTGAGAAGCTCTGCCCAGAAGCAGGCGAAATCGCAGCCAGTGTACGAGACCTTCCCGGCCTTAA gACACCTCTGGGCAGAGCCAGAGCATGGCTAAGGCTGGCATTGATGCAGAAGAAATTAGCAGATTACCTACGTCTCCTCATCACCAGGAAAGATATACTTAG TGAGTTCTATGAGAACTCGGCAGTGATGCTGGAGGAGGAGGGAGCCGTCATCGTTGGTCTCCTGGTGGGACTTAACGTCATAGATGCCAACTTATGTGTGAAGGGCGAGGACCTCGATACACAA GTTGGTGTGATAGACTTCTCCATGTACTTGAAAAATGACATTGATGATGACTACAGAAGTGAAGAAAG aaatggACAAATTTCAGCTATCTTGGATCAGAAGAACTATGTTGAAGAATTAAATAGGCAGCTGAA TTCTACAGTTCAAGGCTTACAGGGACGTGTGGAGTCCTTAGAAAAATCCAACTCCAAACTCATCGAAGAG ttgGCAATAGcgaaaaacaacataattaaatTACAGGAAGAGAACCACCAACTCAGAACAGAAAATTCAGTCATTCTTATGAAAGCACAACAGCGTCTTGAG ATTGCAGAAGGAGATTTGAACTGTGAGCTTGACACGTACAAGCAGTCAAGGCAGGGCCTGGATGAAATGTACAATGAGGCAAGACGCCAACTCAAAGAGGAATGTCAACTCAGGCAG GATGTGGAGAACGAGCTGGTTGTGCAGGTGAGCATGAAGCAGGAGATGGAAATGGCCATGAAACTGTTAGAAAAGGACATCCATGAAAAGCAAGACACTCTGATTGGACTTCGGCACCAATTAGATGAAGTTAAAGCCATCAATGTGGAGATGTACCAAAAAATGCAG TCTTCAGATGACAGCATGAgacaaaaaaatgacatgatCGCAAGGTTAGAGGAGAAGACCAATCAGATAACGGCGACTATGAAACAACTAGAACAAAG TGACAAAGACCTACTCAGCCAGACAAGAACTCTTGCTATGTCGTTTGTAAAATGCGCTAGCACAGACACCGAGCACCAATACAAACTTGTCAAAGATATTTCCTTCTGA